In Macaca nemestrina isolate mMacNem1 chromosome 11, mMacNem.hap1, whole genome shotgun sequence, a single window of DNA contains:
- the LOC105492599 gene encoding neurexophilin-2, with amino-acid sequence MRLRPLPLVVVPGLLQLLFCDSKEVVHATEGLDWEDKDAPGTLVGNVVHSRIISPLRLFVKQSPVPKPGPMAYADSMENFWDWLANITEVQEPLARTKRRPIVKTGKFKKMFGWGDFHSNIKTVKLNLLITGKIVDHGNGTFSVYFRHNSTGLGNVSVSLVPPSKVVEFEVSPQSTLETKESKSFNCRIEYEKTDRAKKTALCNFDPSKICYQEQTQSHVSWLCSKPFKVICIYIAFYSVDYKLVQKVCPDYNYHSETPYLSSG; translated from the coding sequence CTATTTTGTGACAGTAAGGAAGTGGTACATGCCACGGAGGGGCTGGATTGGGAAGACAAAGATGCTCCAGGGACCTTGGTCGGCAACGTGGTGCACTCAAGGATCATCAGTCCCCTGCGCCTGTTTGTTAAACAGTCTCCGGTGCCCAAGCCCGGCCCCATGGCGTATGCAGACAGCATGGAAAACTTTTGGGATTGGCTGGCCAACATCACGGAGGTTCAGGAGCCATTGGCAAGAACTAAACGGAGGCCAATAGTGAAAAcaggaaaatttaagaaaatgtttggaTGGGGTGACTTTCATTCCAACATTAAAACTGTCAAACTCAATCTCCTCATCACAGGGAAAATTGTTGACCATGGAAATGGAACCTTCAGTGTGTATTTCCGACATAATTCAACAGGCCTGGGCAATGTTTCAGTGAGCTTGGTACCACCCTCCAAGGTGGTGGAATTTGAAGTTTCCCCCCAGTCTACCTTGGAGACCAAGGAATCTAAATCTTTCAATTGTCGCATTGAGTATGAAAAAACAGATCGGGCGAAAAAGACCGCCCTGTGCAACTTTGACCCATCCAAGATCTGCTACCAGGAGCAGACTCAGAGCCATGTGTCTTGGTTGTGCTCCAAGCCCTTCAAGGTCATTTGCATTTACATTGCCTTTTACAGTGTTGATTATAAACTCGTGCAAAAGGTGTGCCCTGACTACAATtaccatagtgagaccccatactTATCTTCCGGCTGA